In Nitrospinota bacterium, a single window of DNA contains:
- a CDS encoding response regulator: MAGPEQVDKKKLSILVVDDFPNMRRTIKNMLHSLGYMKLTEAGDGDEATETIDRLHTTPSRIQLVILDWNMPRVHGIDVLRFIRNSPRHMLHVSVLMVTAENWAEEIIEAAEDNVDGYIIKPFVAKTLELKINQILEKQFKPTKLERIFRDGIVLMNKKEFGQAKAKFEELLAQNANSPRSLRELAKIAAQDGDNKAAEEYLKKALEINKDYTKAMQDLGAIYAKEGRDDEGIKMLEGALKLSPRNADRLALLGNVYFKKQRYQEIIDMLEKARRYGLSMIRYDIDVLLAAANLEMKNVARAKEILLGAVGNAADKDKVKEEIKKAIAAASISEPDKEELTKDIESA, encoded by the coding sequence ATGGCCGGCCCGGAGCAGGTGGATAAAAAGAAATTATCGATTCTCGTAGTTGACGATTTTCCCAACATGCGCAGGACGATAAAGAATATGCTCCACTCGCTGGGGTACATGAAGCTCACCGAAGCGGGGGATGGCGACGAGGCAACCGAAACCATTGATCGGCTGCATACCACCCCCAGCCGGATACAGTTAGTCATCCTGGACTGGAACATGCCCCGCGTACACGGCATCGACGTGCTCCGTTTCATACGAAACAGCCCGCGCCATATGCTCCATGTGTCGGTGTTGATGGTCACGGCCGAAAACTGGGCCGAGGAAATCATCGAGGCGGCGGAGGACAACGTGGACGGCTACATCATCAAGCCGTTCGTGGCAAAAACGCTGGAATTGAAGATCAACCAGATTCTGGAGAAGCAATTCAAGCCGACCAAGCTGGAGCGGATATTCCGCGACGGGATCGTGCTGATGAACAAAAAGGAATTTGGCCAGGCCAAGGCGAAGTTCGAAGAACTTCTGGCCCAGAACGCCAACAGCCCCCGCTCGCTGCGGGAACTGGCCAAAATCGCCGCGCAGGATGGAGATAACAAAGCGGCCGAGGAGTACCTGAAAAAGGCGCTGGAGATCAACAAGGATTATACCAAGGCGATGCAGGACCTCGGCGCGATCTACGCCAAAGAGGGGCGTGACGACGAGGGGATCAAGATGCTGGAAGGGGCGCTGAAACTGAGCCCGCGCAACGCCGACCGGCTGGCCCTTTTGGGGAACGTTTATTTCAAGAAGCAGCGCTATCAGGAGATTATCGATATGCTGGAAAAGGCCCGCCGCTACGGCCTTTCCATGATCCGCTACGACATCGATGTGCTGCTGGCCGCGGCCAACCTCGAAATGAAGAACGTGGCGCGCGCCAAGGAGATACTGTTGGGGGCCGTCGGCAACGCCGCGGATAAGGACAAAGTAAAAGAAGAGATAAAAAAGGCCATCGCCGCCGCCTCCATATCGGAGCCGGACAAGGAAGAACTCACCAAAGATATCGAATCGGCCTGA
- a CDS encoding TetR/AcrR family transcriptional regulator encodes MKQKERTEKTVEAVLGAAFNVIAEHSISGVTTALIAERAGISKPLLHYHFKTKEVVLDRVLDRVLDRLLEIPLENFNKKSAPFDEIKGIFNRYRKTIAEEPELLIVFFDFWVRGVKHPAIRGKIVQRFDGFRGYIAQLVRDGVSNGDFTAEKSHMVPPLMLSLLEGASLQLISDPAAFNIDLYQYMALEALGSIAGVKKETL; translated from the coding sequence ATGAAACAAAAAGAACGGACGGAAAAAACAGTTGAGGCGGTGCTGGGGGCCGCCTTCAACGTCATCGCCGAACACTCGATTTCCGGCGTCACCACGGCGCTCATCGCGGAACGCGCGGGAATTTCAAAACCGCTGCTGCACTACCATTTCAAAACCAAAGAAGTGGTGCTTGACCGCGTACTGGACCGGGTGCTTGACCGCCTGCTTGAAATCCCGCTCGAGAACTTCAACAAAAAGTCCGCCCCCTTCGACGAGATCAAGGGAATTTTCAACCGGTACCGCAAAACCATCGCCGAAGAACCGGAATTGTTGATAGTATTTTTCGATTTCTGGGTGCGGGGGGTAAAACACCCGGCAATACGCGGTAAAATCGTACAGCGGTTCGACGGCTTCCGCGGCTACATCGCGCAACTGGTTCGTGACGGCGTGTCAAACGGCGACTTCACCGCCGAGAAATCGCACATGGTGCCGCCGCTCATGCTGAGCCTGCTGGAGGGAGCCTCGCTGCAATTGATCTCCGATCCCGCCGCCTTCAACATCGACCTCTACCAGTATATGGCGCTTGAAGCGCTTGGCTCAATCGCCGGCGTGAAAAAAGAAACTTTATAG
- a CDS encoding SLBB domain-containing protein produces the protein MVQALKKRRAMPSNIELEYQKRLRREKKSSFAALPQNELVLVLPSQDGQVFDTPSPYDPSVAQSESAEQQQSPVDKKQAEKMIMNLQQGEGAAPGQKPAVSAPREESVTVKGKYVPLAEMKRGIQKQLSDLRGVDTPEAKALKAKLQKQLVEIAELESRYNDQDYKTLQENVEKNVKDIQTQNALSDKVRQESKPITVSEKIMQFGYSFFYGDFLPPDLLDKATASDYIVGPGDEVDVGLYGSISHAGKFIVDRDGTIPLVNGAPLKVAGLTFAQMDAKIQNTIKEKMVGVSAKVTISRYRAMQVYILGDVSLPGPCMVNGMTTVSGALLVCGGVERNGSLRKIAVIRNGKQMGTFDLYNFLLKGDTSKDPLLKPGDAVFVPPIQNTAAVAGEVNRPAIYEFSDAVPLDELIRNAGGVRPTSFAQMAQIERIDGQGNFVTIDVDLAGASRAMTIRNGDIVKVFSVVEDNLDANAVYLIGNIRNAGKRAYQGGMKLADVLNRQSLLPDTYLEYGIIERESGLGRETEMLRFNLGKMLEGQAGDNLNLMARDRIYIFNSNAFMEAEAVGVEGLVLKPGKYEVKKNMTVLDLLLTAGGLDKDADLSFAELYREDPVSKVTTLLRLNLEDTVSLRGDANPVLHANDRLVVHSVWERNQKSEVTIIGEIMKPASYPLPTGARLLDLIYAAGGLTEKAYKKRVEITRYEVRDGKEMESNHFEVDLEAALRGASRDNILLEKRDQVIIRPISNWGEAAYVTLQGEVMFPGKYIIQKGETLSNVIKRAGGFTNAAFAYGLRFTRTSIAAMQKKQYEDMAGRLDMETTHLALAPAQLGSEKSADQKQLMIGGLRAMADKLRKTEGSGRLVVNVPSDVTKMSKEEDLALEGGDALYVPKKPAAVLVMGAVYNQNAFQYRKDFSVEAYINRAGGYTEQANQSGTNIIKANGEVMPLRGGYFQKRATLGPGDVILVPETVVQYSGLQMTQDITQILYQLSLTAAGLKSIGVFQ, from the coding sequence TTGGTTCAAGCGTTAAAGAAGCGGCGCGCCATGCCGAGCAATATCGAGCTTGAATACCAAAAGCGCCTCCGCCGTGAAAAGAAGAGTTCATTCGCCGCGTTGCCGCAGAATGAGCTGGTTCTCGTTTTACCCTCGCAGGACGGCCAGGTTTTTGATACCCCATCTCCTTACGATCCCTCTGTTGCCCAATCTGAATCCGCCGAGCAGCAGCAAAGCCCCGTAGACAAGAAACAGGCCGAGAAGATGATTATGAACTTGCAACAGGGAGAGGGGGCGGCGCCGGGGCAAAAGCCCGCGGTGTCCGCTCCCCGCGAAGAAAGCGTGACGGTAAAGGGAAAATACGTCCCTTTGGCTGAAATGAAACGCGGCATTCAGAAACAATTGTCCGACCTCCGTGGTGTCGATACGCCAGAGGCAAAAGCCTTGAAAGCGAAATTGCAAAAGCAACTGGTCGAGATTGCCGAACTGGAATCGCGGTATAACGATCAAGATTATAAGACCCTCCAGGAGAATGTGGAAAAAAACGTCAAGGATATCCAAACCCAGAATGCACTTTCCGATAAAGTGCGGCAAGAATCAAAGCCGATAACGGTTTCCGAAAAAATAATGCAGTTCGGGTACTCCTTTTTTTATGGAGATTTTTTGCCGCCTGACTTGCTCGACAAGGCCACCGCCAGCGACTATATTGTCGGCCCCGGAGATGAAGTGGATGTCGGCTTGTACGGCAGTATCAGTCACGCTGGAAAATTTATTGTCGACCGTGATGGAACTATTCCCTTGGTCAATGGCGCTCCACTCAAGGTCGCCGGTCTCACTTTTGCCCAGATGGACGCAAAAATTCAAAATACCATCAAGGAAAAAATGGTCGGTGTTTCCGCAAAGGTGACGATTTCCCGGTATCGCGCCATGCAGGTATACATATTAGGAGACGTATCCTTGCCGGGGCCGTGCATGGTAAACGGCATGACCACCGTGTCGGGCGCGTTGCTTGTCTGCGGCGGCGTGGAACGAAACGGTTCTTTGCGCAAAATAGCCGTCATCCGCAATGGAAAGCAGATGGGCACATTCGACTTGTACAACTTTCTCCTGAAGGGGGACACTTCCAAGGATCCGCTGCTGAAGCCGGGGGATGCCGTATTCGTCCCGCCCATCCAGAATACCGCCGCTGTCGCGGGCGAAGTAAACCGGCCCGCCATCTATGAGTTTAGCGATGCCGTGCCGTTGGACGAGCTGATCAGAAACGCGGGGGGGGTGCGTCCCACATCATTCGCCCAAATGGCGCAAATCGAGCGCATAGACGGACAGGGCAATTTTGTCACGATTGACGTTGATCTGGCGGGTGCGTCGCGCGCCATGACCATCCGGAACGGCGATATCGTCAAGGTGTTTTCCGTTGTGGAGGACAACCTGGACGCCAACGCGGTTTACCTGATTGGCAATATACGCAACGCCGGCAAGCGGGCCTATCAAGGCGGGATGAAGCTGGCGGATGTGCTGAACCGGCAATCACTCCTGCCGGATACGTATCTTGAGTATGGCATTATCGAGCGCGAAAGCGGACTGGGCAGGGAAACGGAAATGCTTCGCTTTAACCTGGGCAAAATGCTTGAAGGGCAAGCGGGCGATAACCTGAACCTTATGGCCAGAGACAGGATTTACATTTTCAACTCCAACGCCTTTATGGAAGCCGAGGCCGTGGGTGTGGAAGGGCTGGTGCTAAAGCCGGGGAAATACGAAGTAAAGAAGAATATGACCGTGCTGGATCTGTTGCTCACCGCCGGCGGCCTCGACAAGGACGCCGATCTTTCGTTCGCCGAGCTTTATCGGGAAGACCCTGTCAGCAAGGTGACCACGCTGCTCCGGCTGAATCTGGAGGATACTGTTTCCTTGCGGGGGGACGCGAATCCCGTTTTGCATGCCAATGACCGCTTGGTGGTGCATTCGGTGTGGGAGCGGAACCAAAAGAGCGAAGTAACCATCATAGGGGAAATCATGAAGCCCGCCTCCTATCCCTTGCCAACGGGAGCGCGCCTGCTTGATCTTATCTATGCCGCGGGCGGCCTTACGGAGAAAGCGTACAAGAAAAGGGTGGAAATAACCCGCTATGAAGTGCGTGACGGCAAGGAGATGGAATCGAACCACTTTGAAGTGGATCTCGAGGCCGCGCTGCGGGGGGCTTCCAGGGACAACATACTTCTGGAAAAACGCGATCAGGTCATAATCCGCCCCATCAGCAACTGGGGGGAGGCGGCATATGTGACGCTTCAAGGGGAGGTAATGTTCCCCGGAAAATACATAATCCAAAAAGGGGAAACCCTTTCGAACGTCATCAAGCGGGCCGGGGGGTTCACCAATGCGGCTTTCGCTTACGGTCTCCGCTTCACCCGCACCTCCATCGCCGCAATGCAGAAAAAACAATACGAGGATATGGCGGGCAGGCTGGATATGGAAACCACCCACTTGGCGCTCGCCCCCGCGCAGCTCGGTTCGGAAAAATCGGCGGATCAAAAGCAGTTGATGATCGGCGGACTTAGGGCCATGGCCGATAAATTGCGCAAAACCGAGGGGAGCGGGCGGCTCGTTGTAAATGTTCCGTCCGACGTGACGAAAATGTCGAAGGAAGAAGATTTGGCGCTTGAAGGCGGCGATGCGCTCTATGTCCCGAAAAAACCGGCTGCGGTTCTGGTCATGGGTGCCGTGTATAACCAGAATGCTTTCCAATACCGCAAGGATTTTAGCGTGGAGGCGTATATCAACAGGGCGGGAGGTTATACCGAACAAGCCAACCAGTCGGGGACAAATATCATCAAAGCCAATGGTGAAGTGATGCCCTTGCGTGGCGGGTATTTCCAAAAGAGGGCCACGCTCGGTCCTGGCGACGTTATCCTGGTTCCTGAGACCGTTGTGCAATATTCGGGTCTGCAAATGACCCAGGACATCACGCAGATACTGTATCAGCTCTCGCTTACCGCCGCGGGCCTCAAGTCGATCGGCGTCTTCCAGTAG
- a CDS encoding acetyl-CoA carboxylase carboxyltransferase subunit alpha — MNVGILDFERKILELETKLDELRSLSKLQDADFSSEIRKMHKKLNTLKRDTFSKLNRWQRTQLARHPARPYALDYIKEIAPDFLELHGDRAFGDGPSIVAGFGTMEERSVMFIGIQKGRDVKEKMYRNFGMPHPEGYRKALRCMHLAEKYKHPVVTLLDTPGAYPGIGAEERGQAEAIARNLKEMASITVPIISVVTGEGGSGGALALGVGNRVLMLENSVYSVISPEGCAAILWKDQTKVEEAAEALALTSWDMHGNGLVDEVVREPVGGAHRDPILAAHILRRALRRNLAELDTLSAGEVVKQRREKFRRMGTFMEQPA; from the coding sequence ATGAACGTCGGGATTCTCGACTTTGAACGGAAAATCCTTGAACTGGAAACAAAACTGGACGAGCTGCGTTCATTGAGCAAGCTGCAAGACGCCGATTTCTCAAGCGAAATCAGGAAAATGCACAAAAAGCTCAACACCCTCAAACGCGATACCTTTTCAAAACTCAATCGCTGGCAGCGAACCCAACTGGCCCGCCACCCCGCCCGGCCATATGCCCTTGACTACATAAAGGAGATCGCGCCGGACTTTTTGGAACTGCACGGCGACCGCGCATTCGGCGATGGACCTTCGATCGTGGCCGGTTTCGGCACGATGGAGGAACGGTCGGTGATGTTCATCGGCATCCAAAAGGGGCGGGATGTGAAGGAAAAAATGTACCGCAACTTCGGCATGCCGCACCCCGAAGGGTACCGCAAGGCGCTGCGCTGCATGCATCTGGCGGAGAAATACAAGCATCCGGTCGTGACGCTGCTCGATACGCCGGGAGCCTACCCCGGCATCGGCGCGGAGGAGCGGGGACAGGCGGAAGCGATAGCCCGCAACCTGAAAGAAATGGCCTCGATCACCGTGCCGATCATCAGTGTGGTGACCGGCGAAGGGGGCTCCGGCGGCGCATTGGCGCTGGGCGTGGGCAACCGCGTGCTGATGCTGGAGAATTCGGTCTACTCGGTGATCTCCCCCGAAGGGTGCGCCGCGATCCTCTGGAAGGACCAGACCAAAGTGGAAGAAGCGGCCGAAGCGCTGGCGCTCACCTCGTGGGATATGCACGGCAACGGCCTTGTCGACGAAGTGGTGCGCGAGCCGGTCGGCGGCGCGCACCGCGACCCCATTCTGGCGGCGCACATTCTGCGGCGCGCGCTGCGGCGCAACCTGGCGGAGTTGGATACCCTTTCGGCCGGCGAAGTGGTGAAACAGCGGCGGGAGAAATTCCGCAGGATGGGAACGTTCATGGAGCAACCGGCCTAA
- the secD gene encoding protein translocase subunit SecD: MNRPLLWRFIVIAVVIAASLYAALPLNKKIKLGLDLQGGMHLLYEVQTEKAVDMALARTAEDFRARLEAAGIVPAAFAVDDQKRISVEMARTADIEKVRTEAKEFGELSESAADANHIYYGVTAERAQAIRQHAVDQALETLRNRIDQFGVAEPMLQKQGENHILIQLPGVKDPERAKELIKTTARLEFRMVDENASLQDALKGNIPPNAELLYEYSKDPVTNKTEPHTPLLVEKHAMLGGESIVDADVRIDQQFNEPYVSINFDSEGARRFGDLTEKFVKRRMAIILDGKVHSAPVIREKITGGKAQITGGFTAEQAHDLAIILRAGALPAPLALQEERSVGPSLGADSIRDGLTACLYGALAVVLFMLVYYRVGGIIANIALTLNVVILAGMMGYMEATLTLPGIAGIALTIGMAVDANVLIYERIREELFNGKTVRAAVEAGFSRAFVTIVDSNVTTLIAAVVLFQFGTGPLKGFAVTLSIGLMASMFTAVFVSRWMFDLILSNRKVTEIKV, from the coding sequence CCTTCTTTGGCGCTTTATCGTCATAGCCGTTGTGATTGCCGCATCCTTATATGCCGCGCTTCCCCTCAATAAGAAGATAAAGCTGGGACTCGACCTGCAAGGGGGGATGCACCTCCTGTATGAGGTGCAGACCGAAAAAGCGGTCGACATGGCTTTGGCCCGCACCGCCGAAGATTTCCGCGCGCGGCTTGAAGCGGCCGGCATCGTCCCGGCCGCCTTCGCCGTGGACGACCAGAAGCGGATCAGCGTTGAAATGGCCCGCACCGCCGACATCGAGAAGGTACGCACCGAGGCCAAGGAATTCGGCGAACTTTCCGAATCCGCCGCCGACGCCAACCACATTTATTACGGCGTCACCGCGGAGCGTGCGCAGGCGATCCGCCAGCATGCCGTGGACCAGGCCCTGGAAACCCTGCGCAACCGCATCGACCAGTTCGGCGTGGCCGAACCGATGCTGCAAAAGCAGGGGGAAAACCACATACTCATCCAGCTCCCCGGCGTGAAAGACCCCGAACGGGCCAAGGAACTGATCAAAACCACCGCGCGGCTTGAATTCCGCATGGTCGATGAAAACGCCTCGTTGCAGGACGCCCTCAAAGGAAACATCCCGCCCAACGCGGAACTTCTGTACGAATACTCCAAAGACCCGGTGACCAACAAAACGGAACCGCACACCCCGTTGCTGGTGGAAAAACACGCGATGCTCGGCGGCGAATCGATAGTGGACGCCGACGTGCGGATCGACCAGCAGTTCAATGAGCCGTACGTTTCGATAAACTTCGACAGCGAAGGGGCGCGCCGTTTCGGCGATCTCACGGAAAAATTCGTCAAGCGCCGGATGGCGATCATCCTTGACGGCAAGGTGCACTCGGCCCCGGTCATCCGCGAAAAAATAACCGGCGGCAAAGCGCAGATCACGGGGGGCTTCACCGCCGAGCAGGCGCATGACTTGGCCATCATCCTGCGCGCCGGCGCCCTGCCCGCACCGCTGGCGTTGCAGGAAGAGCGCTCCGTCGGTCCCTCGCTGGGGGCGGACTCGATACGCGACGGCCTCACCGCCTGCCTCTATGGCGCGCTGGCCGTGGTGCTTTTCATGCTGGTCTACTACCGCGTCGGCGGCATTATCGCCAATATCGCGCTGACGCTCAACGTCGTAATCCTCGCCGGCATGATGGGTTACATGGAAGCAACGCTCACCCTGCCCGGCATCGCGGGCATCGCGCTCACCATCGGCATGGCGGTGGACGCCAACGTTCTGATCTATGAGCGCATCCGCGAGGAGCTTTTCAACGGCAAGACCGTCCGCGCCGCGGTGGAGGCCGGCTTCAGCCGCGCCTTCGTCACCATCGTCGATTCCAACGTGACCACCCTCATCGCGGCGGTGGTTCTCTTCCAGTTCGGCACCGGCCCGCTGAAAGGATTCGCGGTCACGCTCTCCATCGGGCTGATGGCCTCGATGTTCACCGCGGTCTTTGTATCGCGCTGGATGTTTGACTTGATTCTCTCCAACCGGAAAGTAACGGAGATAAAAGTATAA
- a CDS encoding glutaredoxin family protein: MEKITMYTAAWCGDCRAAKRYLGDKGIPFDEVDIERHPEAVRTVVAARGKRVLPTLEYKGKFIDGNHFNVDKFAKDLAELLG; this comes from the coding sequence ATGGAAAAGATCACGATGTATACCGCCGCATGGTGTGGGGATTGCCGGGCGGCAAAACGTTATCTCGGCGACAAGGGAATTCCCTTTGACGAAGTTGATATCGAACGGCACCCGGAAGCGGTGCGGACGGTTGTCGCGGCGCGCGGTAAGCGGGTGCTGCCGACACTTGAATACAAGGGGAAATTCATCGACGGGAACCATTTTAATGTGGATAAGTTTGCCAAAGACCTTGCGGAACTTCTTGGCTGA
- the secF gene encoding protein translocase subunit SecF, translated as MQFFGKKPNVNWLKHKKLAYAFSSALLLLTVALLAAMGGLRYGIDFAGGTLIQVKFKEAHSINEVRSVVEAAGYSGDMQQFGTPEDVLINIHPKNEQTEEASKKVVTALEAKYGAGSLTVQRTETVGPKVGKDLTWKALLSVLWALVGILIYLAFRFESRFATTAVLALMHDTVITIGALCLFGKEFSLPVLAAILTVIGYSLNDTIVVFDRIRENLRLKRSLELPALVNDAVNETLSRTIITSGLTLLTVIALFLFGGPVLHDFSFTLLVGIGFGTYSSVFVASALLIDWPGNTTQKLSLSIRSK; from the coding sequence ATGCAGTTCTTCGGCAAAAAGCCCAACGTCAATTGGCTCAAACATAAAAAACTGGCCTACGCCTTCTCCAGCGCCCTGCTCCTGCTCACCGTGGCGTTGCTGGCGGCGATGGGCGGCCTCAGATACGGCATCGATTTCGCCGGCGGCACGCTCATACAGGTGAAGTTCAAGGAAGCCCACTCCATCAATGAAGTCCGTTCCGTGGTGGAGGCGGCCGGCTACTCCGGCGACATGCAGCAGTTTGGCACCCCCGAAGATGTGCTGATAAACATCCACCCCAAGAACGAGCAGACCGAAGAGGCTTCTAAAAAAGTGGTCACCGCGCTGGAGGCCAAATACGGCGCCGGCTCCCTTACCGTGCAGCGGACGGAAACGGTTGGCCCGAAGGTGGGGAAAGACCTCACCTGGAAAGCGCTCCTCTCCGTCCTCTGGGCGCTCGTCGGCATCCTGATCTACCTCGCCTTCCGCTTCGAGTCGCGCTTCGCCACCACCGCCGTGCTGGCGCTAATGCATGACACCGTGATCACCATCGGCGCGCTCTGCCTCTTCGGCAAGGAATTCTCGCTGCCGGTGCTGGCCGCCATCCTCACCGTCATCGGGTATTCGCTGAACGACACCATCGTCGTTTTCGACCGCATCCGCGAGAACCTCCGCCTCAAGCGTTCCCTTGAACTTCCGGCGCTGGTGAACGACGCCGTGAACGAGACGCTGAGCCGCACCATCATCACCTCCGGCCTGACGTTGCTCACCGTGATCGCCCTCTTCCTGTTCGGCGGCCCGGTGCTGCACGACTTTTCCTTCACCCTGCTGGTGGGCATCGGCTTCGGCACCTACTCGTCGGTTTTTGTGGCAAGCGCCCTGTTGATTGACTGGCCGGGCAACACCACGCAAAAGCTCTCGCTCTCCATCCGTAGCAAGTAA
- a CDS encoding M23 family metallopeptidase: protein MADLAGKMKRFSIPKNMVKIGAGILGVAFLGFLYVSYSMLSMNLHLDEINQLRETAVSQKQEIQRFAMRVEEFESQMSRLEKFDKKLRIITALENNENRNGNFGVGGPGNAEDFGKAGEKYSQGLLNQLDEDLHHLTGRAKGQEVSFHELDAFFKDQSSLLTSTPSIWPTKGWVTSGFGYRVSPFTGMREMHEGLDIATNMDAPVVAPANGVVINVTQDNGYGNLLEVDHGYGIVTRYGHNAKVLVRRGDRVKRGQVIARVGSTGRSTGPHSHYEVQLHGVPVNPYRYILVD, encoded by the coding sequence ATGGCCGATCTTGCCGGCAAAATGAAGCGGTTTTCGATCCCGAAAAATATGGTGAAAATCGGCGCTGGCATCTTGGGCGTGGCGTTTCTCGGCTTTCTTTATGTGTCGTACAGCATGCTTTCCATGAATCTCCATTTGGACGAAATCAACCAGCTTCGGGAAACGGCTGTGAGCCAAAAACAGGAGATCCAGCGGTTCGCCATGAGAGTGGAAGAATTTGAGAGCCAGATGTCCCGTCTGGAAAAATTCGATAAAAAACTTCGCATAATCACCGCGCTTGAAAACAACGAAAACCGCAACGGGAACTTCGGCGTGGGCGGCCCCGGCAATGCGGAAGACTTCGGCAAGGCGGGTGAAAAGTATTCGCAGGGCCTGCTGAACCAGCTTGATGAAGACCTGCATCACCTCACGGGGCGCGCCAAGGGCCAGGAGGTGAGTTTCCACGAGCTTGACGCCTTTTTCAAAGACCAGTCTTCACTGCTGACCTCGACTCCCTCCATTTGGCCGACCAAGGGCTGGGTGACCAGCGGTTTTGGTTACCGCGTTTCGCCCTTTACCGGTATGCGCGAAATGCACGAAGGGCTTGATATTGCCACCAACATGGATGCCCCGGTGGTTGCTCCCGCCAACGGCGTTGTGATCAACGTCACACAGGACAACGGCTATGGCAACCTGCTTGAGGTCGATCACGGATACGGCATCGTTACCCGCTATGGGCACAACGCCAAAGTGCTGGTGCGCCGCGGTGATCGCGTAAAGCGCGGCCAGGTGATTGCCCGCGTCGGCAGCACCGGCCGCAGCACGGGCCCCCACAGCCACTACGAGGTGCAACTCCATGGCGTGCCGGTGAACCCGTACCGCTATATCCTGGTCGACTGA
- a CDS encoding DUF362 domain-containing protein, with amino-acid sequence MQTDVALKACTDYDPARVKESIASLIDLMGGLGKFVTPGDSVLLKPNMLAPATPEKAVTTHPAVVRAVAELVLDAGGKPFIADSPAVPGFAVTAKRTGLGEVAKGLGIPIFDLKESTEFKAGDNRIFRMLELSRHALEANRIINLPKFKTHAQMYLTGGVKNTFGCVVGSRKAQWHFKAGIDRIFFARMLVEVHHAVDPDLTILDTIEAMEGDGPGTGGTPRHIGLLAAATDAVALDRTMLDIAGGELDNFFVMRAAAEMGIGETDPRRIRVLGDDAARFAQRDFRFPKTGTVIFGPKAFQRFVLNHLTAKPMEDRSKCTLCNKCIEICPTEIITVKNGKLAFNYDKCIRCFCCVEVCPEGAMKPATPLLLKIVS; translated from the coding sequence ATGCAAACCGATGTTGCCTTAAAAGCCTGTACCGATTACGATCCGGCGCGGGTAAAGGAATCCATCGCCTCCCTCATCGACCTCATGGGGGGGCTTGGCAAATTCGTGACCCCGGGGGATTCGGTTCTTTTAAAACCGAATATGCTCGCCCCCGCCACGCCCGAAAAGGCGGTCACCACACATCCCGCCGTTGTCCGCGCCGTGGCGGAACTGGTGCTCGACGCCGGCGGCAAGCCGTTTATCGCCGACTCCCCCGCCGTACCCGGCTTCGCCGTCACCGCCAAACGGACGGGATTGGGGGAAGTGGCGAAAGGACTTGGCATACCGATTTTCGACCTGAAAGAGTCGACCGAATTCAAGGCGGGGGACAATCGCATTTTCCGCATGCTGGAACTTTCACGCCATGCGCTGGAAGCAAACCGCATCATCAACCTGCCGAAATTCAAGACCCACGCCCAGATGTACCTGACCGGCGGGGTGAAAAACACCTTCGGCTGCGTGGTGGGAAGCCGCAAGGCGCAATGGCACTTCAAGGCGGGGATAGACCGCATCTTCTTCGCGCGGATGCTGGTGGAGGTTCACCACGCCGTCGACCCGGACCTGACGATTCTCGACACCATCGAGGCGATGGAAGGGGATGGGCCGGGCACCGGCGGCACCCCGCGCCATATCGGCCTGCTGGCCGCCGCCACGGACGCGGTAGCGCTCGACCGCACCATGCTCGACATTGCCGGGGGGGAATTGGACAACTTTTTCGTCATGCGCGCCGCCGCTGAAATGGGCATCGGCGAAACCGATCCCCGCCGCATCCGCGTGCTGGGCGATGACGCGGCGCGCTTCGCGCAACGGGACTTCCGTTTCCCCAAAACCGGCACGGTCATTTTTGGCCCTAAAGCATTCCAGCGTTTCGTCCTCAATCACCTCACCGCGAAACCTATGGAAGACCGCTCCAAATGCACACTTTGCAACAAGTGCATTGAGATATGCCCGACGGAAATCATAACGGTGAAAAACGGCAAGCTCGCTTTCAACTACGATAAATGCATACGCTGTTTCTGCTGCGTGGAGGTCTGCCCCGAAGGGGCCATGAAACCGGCCACGCCGCTCCTGCTTAAAATAGTCAGTTAA